From the Panthera leo isolate Ple1 chromosome C1, P.leo_Ple1_pat1.1, whole genome shotgun sequence genome, one window contains:
- the BOLL gene encoding protein boule-like isoform X3 has protein sequence METESGAQTSNQTQTDSLSPSPNPVSPVPLNNPTSAPRYGTVIPNRIFVGGIDFKTNENDLRKFFSQYGSVKEVKIVNDRAGVSKGYGFITFETQEDAQKILQEAEKLNYKDKKLNIGPAIRKQQVGIPRSSIMPAAGTMYLTTSTGYPYTYHNGVAYFHTPEVTSVPPPWPSRSVSSSPVMVAQPVYQQPAYHYQAPAQCLPGQWQWGVPQSPASSAPFLYLQPSEVIYQPVEIAQDGGCVPPPLSLMEASVPEPYSDHGVQATYHQVYAPSAIAMPTPVMQPEPIKTVWSIHY, from the exons ATGGAGACCGAGTCCGGGGCG cAAACATCAAATCAGACGCAAACAGATTCATTATCTCCATCCCCTAATCCTGTATCACCTGTGCCTTTGAATAACCCAACAAGTGCCCCAAGATATGGAACAGTGATCCCTAATCGCATCTTTGTAGGAGGAATTGACTTTAAG acaaatgaaaatgatttaagaaaatttttttcccagtatGGGTCTGTAAAAGAAGTGAAGATTGTAAATGACAGAGCTGGAGTGTCCAAAGG GTATGGTTTCATCACTTTTGAAACACAAGAAGATGCACAAAAAATTTTACAAGAG gcTGAAAAACTTAATTATAAAGATAAGAAATTGAACATTGGTccagcaataagaaaacaacaagtAGGAATTCCCC GTTCCAGTATAATGCCTGCAGCTGGAACAATGTATCTAACAACTTCAACTGGATATCCTTACACTTATCATAATGGTGTTGCTTATTTTCATACTCCAGAGGTAACTTCTGTTCCACCACCTTGGCCT tCACGTTCTGTATCTAGTTCCCCTGTGATGGTAGCTCAGCCAGTTTATCAGCAACCTGCGTATCACTATCAG gcCCCTGCACAGTGCCTACCAGGACAGTGGCAGTGGGGCGTTCCTCAg TCTCCTGCATCTTCTGCTCCATTCTTATACCTGCAACCTTCTGAGGTTATTTATCAACCGGTGGAAATCGCACAAGATGGTGGatgtgtccctcctccactttctctgATGGAAGCCTCAGTTCCAGAG CCGTATTCTGATCATGGAGTTCAAGCAACATATCACCAGGTTTATGCTCCAAGTGCCATCGCTATGCCTACACCTGTGATGCAGCCTGAGCCAATTAAA
- the BOLL gene encoding protein boule-like isoform X2, with translation MIDFEQTSNQTQTDSLSPSPNPVSPVPLNNPTSAPRYGTVIPNRIFVGGIDFKTNENDLRKFFSQYGSVKEVKIVNDRAGVSKGYGFITFETQEDAQKILQEAEKLNYKDKKLNIGPAIRKQQVGIPRSSIMPAAGTMYLTTSTGYPYTYHNGVAYFHTPEVTSVPPPWPSRSVSSSPVMVAQPVYQQPAYHYQAPAQCLPGQWQWGVPQSPASSAPFLYLQPSEVIYQPVEIAQDGGCVPPPLSLMEASVPEPYSDHGVQATYHQVYAPSAIAMPTPVMQPEPIKVQHNPSQNLGKLFRGY, from the exons ATGATAGATTTCGAG cAAACATCAAATCAGACGCAAACAGATTCATTATCTCCATCCCCTAATCCTGTATCACCTGTGCCTTTGAATAACCCAACAAGTGCCCCAAGATATGGAACAGTGATCCCTAATCGCATCTTTGTAGGAGGAATTGACTTTAAG acaaatgaaaatgatttaagaaaatttttttcccagtatGGGTCTGTAAAAGAAGTGAAGATTGTAAATGACAGAGCTGGAGTGTCCAAAGG GTATGGTTTCATCACTTTTGAAACACAAGAAGATGCACAAAAAATTTTACAAGAG gcTGAAAAACTTAATTATAAAGATAAGAAATTGAACATTGGTccagcaataagaaaacaacaagtAGGAATTCCCC GTTCCAGTATAATGCCTGCAGCTGGAACAATGTATCTAACAACTTCAACTGGATATCCTTACACTTATCATAATGGTGTTGCTTATTTTCATACTCCAGAGGTAACTTCTGTTCCACCACCTTGGCCT tCACGTTCTGTATCTAGTTCCCCTGTGATGGTAGCTCAGCCAGTTTATCAGCAACCTGCGTATCACTATCAG gcCCCTGCACAGTGCCTACCAGGACAGTGGCAGTGGGGCGTTCCTCAg TCTCCTGCATCTTCTGCTCCATTCTTATACCTGCAACCTTCTGAGGTTATTTATCAACCGGTGGAAATCGCACAAGATGGTGGatgtgtccctcctccactttctctgATGGAAGCCTCAGTTCCAGAG CCGTATTCTGATCATGGAGTTCAAGCAACATATCACCAGGTTTATGCTCCAAGTGCCATCGCTATGCCTACACCTGTGATGCAGCCTGAGCCAATTAAA
- the BOLL gene encoding protein boule-like isoform X1 yields METESGAQTSNQTQTDSLSPSPNPVSPVPLNNPTSAPRYGTVIPNRIFVGGIDFKTNENDLRKFFSQYGSVKEVKIVNDRAGVSKGYGFITFETQEDAQKILQEAEKLNYKDKKLNIGPAIRKQQVGIPRSSIMPAAGTMYLTTSTGYPYTYHNGVAYFHTPEVTSVPPPWPSRSVSSSPVMVAQPVYQQPAYHYQAPAQCLPGQWQWGVPQSPASSAPFLYLQPSEVIYQPVEIAQDGGCVPPPLSLMEASVPEPYSDHGVQATYHQVYAPSAIAMPTPVMQPEPIKVQHNPSQNLGKLFRGY; encoded by the exons ATGGAGACCGAGTCCGGGGCG cAAACATCAAATCAGACGCAAACAGATTCATTATCTCCATCCCCTAATCCTGTATCACCTGTGCCTTTGAATAACCCAACAAGTGCCCCAAGATATGGAACAGTGATCCCTAATCGCATCTTTGTAGGAGGAATTGACTTTAAG acaaatgaaaatgatttaagaaaatttttttcccagtatGGGTCTGTAAAAGAAGTGAAGATTGTAAATGACAGAGCTGGAGTGTCCAAAGG GTATGGTTTCATCACTTTTGAAACACAAGAAGATGCACAAAAAATTTTACAAGAG gcTGAAAAACTTAATTATAAAGATAAGAAATTGAACATTGGTccagcaataagaaaacaacaagtAGGAATTCCCC GTTCCAGTATAATGCCTGCAGCTGGAACAATGTATCTAACAACTTCAACTGGATATCCTTACACTTATCATAATGGTGTTGCTTATTTTCATACTCCAGAGGTAACTTCTGTTCCACCACCTTGGCCT tCACGTTCTGTATCTAGTTCCCCTGTGATGGTAGCTCAGCCAGTTTATCAGCAACCTGCGTATCACTATCAG gcCCCTGCACAGTGCCTACCAGGACAGTGGCAGTGGGGCGTTCCTCAg TCTCCTGCATCTTCTGCTCCATTCTTATACCTGCAACCTTCTGAGGTTATTTATCAACCGGTGGAAATCGCACAAGATGGTGGatgtgtccctcctccactttctctgATGGAAGCCTCAGTTCCAGAG CCGTATTCTGATCATGGAGTTCAAGCAACATATCACCAGGTTTATGCTCCAAGTGCCATCGCTATGCCTACACCTGTGATGCAGCCTGAGCCAATTAAA